One stretch of Acanthochromis polyacanthus isolate Apoly-LR-REF ecotype Palm Island chromosome 16, KAUST_Apoly_ChrSc, whole genome shotgun sequence DNA includes these proteins:
- the mep1a.1 gene encoding meprin A, alpha (PABA peptide hydrolase), tandem duplicate 1, with amino-acid sequence MMMEKVLLLLGLLVLATSHAIPVSLEVHEVYENGEDENPILNLGSDANLLEGDILLPKGRNALIDKTYRWKFPIPYILGDDLDLNAKGCVYQAFEMYRLKSCIDFKPYEGEKTYIKFEKRGGCFSSVGDQQDGQILSLGSGCDHKAVIEHELLHALGFYHEQSRTDRDDYVDIWLDQVTPGLEHNFNKYNDDFITDQNTAYDYESVMHYRPFSFNKNESIPTITTKIPEFYNIIGQYLDFSAMDVLRLNRMYNCSGPLTLLDQCAFEYASICGMIQASSDDADWIHTKSSEGSEDHTLLGRCRDAGFFMHFSTMSGSPEESALLESRTLYPKRQIKCLQFFYKMTGSPKDRLVIWIKMDDGTGTVRSMKKIQTFYANSDQSWKIAHVSVEVGVKFRYAFQAVRGDPTVSTGGIYIDDISLTETRCPNAVWKIPNFSKIMETATTDTVLDSPRFYSPEGYGYGVRVIPLSTYTDYTGNYTGLYFYLISGENDVVMQWPAVNRQATLVVMDQDPDIKLRMSSARSLTTNEMLTSTGDYFWDNPYKVGTFDPSCDCYRGPSWGWRNFIKHFDLRRRNYLKNDDLIIFIDFEDITSLIKTEVPVTPVE; translated from the exons ATGATGATGGAGAAGGTGCTGCTCCTGTTAGGACTGCTGGTCCTGGCCACGTCACACGCT ATCCCAGTTTCCCTCGAAGTACATG AGGTTTATGAGAATGGGGAAGATGAGAATCCGATTCTAAACCTGG GTTCAGATGCCAACCTCCTTGAAGGGGACATTTTACTTCCT AAAGGAAGGAACGCTCTGATAGACAAAACATACAGATGGAAATTTCCCATCCCGTACATTCTGGGGGATGATTTGG ACCTGAACGCTAAAGGCTGCGTCTATCAGGCGTTTGAAATGTATCGCCTCAAGTCCTGCATCGACTTCAAGCCTTATGAGGGAGAGAAGACCTACATCAAGTTTGAAAAGAGAGGAGG GTGTTTCTCCAGCGTTGGCGACCAGCAGGACGGTCAGATCCTGTCTCTGGGGTCCGGCTGCGACCACAAGGCGGTGATCGAACATGAGTTACTCCATGCTCTGGGATTTTACCATGAACAGTCACGCACAGACCGGGATGACTATGTCGACATCTGGCTGGACCAGGTCACACCAG GACTTGAGCACAACTTCAACAAATACAACGACGACTTCATCACAGATCAAAACACGGCGTACGACTACGAGTCCGTCATGCATTACAGGCCCTTCTCCTTCAATAAGAACGAATCCATCCCCACCATCACCACCAAAATCCCAGAGTTCTACAACATCATTGGCCAGTACCTGGACTTCAGTGCGATGGACGTCCTCAGGCTGAACCGGATGTACAACTGCT CTGGACCACTAACCCTGCTGGATCAGTGTGCCTTTGAGTATGCAAGTATCTGTGGGATGATCCAGGCCTCTTCTGATGATGCTGACTGGATCCACACCAAGTCAAGCGAGGGTTCAGAGGATCACACACTGCTGGGAAGATGCAGAG ATGCTGGGTTCTTCATGCACTTCAGCACCATGAGTGGGAGCCCTGAAGAGTCTGCTCTGCTGGAGTCCCGAACCCTCTACCCCAAGAGGCAGATTAAATGTCTGCAGTTCTTCTACAAAATGACCGGAAGCCCCAAGGACAGGCTGGTGATATGGATCAAGATGGATGATGGAACAGGCACTGTTCGCAGCATGAAGAAAATACAGACGTTCTATG CGAATTCTGACCAGAGCTGGAAGATCGCCCATGTCTCAGTGGAAGTAGGAGTGAAATTTCGCTATGCTTTCCAAGCCGTGCGTGGCGACCCCACAGTGTCCACCGGTGGAATCTACATCGACGACATCAGCCTGACCGAGACACGCTGCCCCAACGCTGTCTGGAAGATCCCCAACTTCTCCAAGATCATGGAAACGGCCACCACAGATACGGTTCTCGACAGCCCTCGGTTCTACAGCCCTGAAGGCTACGGTTACGGTGTCCGTGTCATCCCTCTGTCCACGTACACCGACTACACAGGGAACTACACAGGGCTGTACTTCTACCTGATCAGTGGGGAGAATGACGTGGTGATGCAGTGGCCAGCGGTGAACAGACAAGCAACCTTAGTGGTGATGGACCAAGACCCAGACATCAAGCTGAGGATGTCCTCTGCTCGCAGTCTTACTACTAACGAGATGTTAA CATCAACCGGAGATTATTTTTGGGACAATCCCTACAAAGTGGGAACGTTTGACCCTTCATGTGATTGCTACAGAGGTCCATCATGGGGCTGGAGGAACTTCATCAAACACTTTGACCTCCGGCGGCGCAACTACCTGAAGAACGATGACCTCATCATATTCATCGACTTTGAGG ATATAACATCACTGATCAAAACTGAAGTTCCCGTTACGCCAGTGGAATAA
- the LOC110963972 gene encoding alpha-1,6-mannosyl-glycoprotein 2-beta-N-acetylglucosaminyltransferase yields the protein MRFRLLKRNLLALLGVSFVVVTLLFSTRVLIVSEDGGGETGGPQQGSGSVRSGPVRFNFGSLSDLSQSVYSANYRQCVLNQDRFPGDPQLVLVVQVHNRPEYLQLLIRSLEKAAEVHSFLLIFSHDYFSEEINSIVQRISFCKVLQIYFPFSTQLYPREFPGQDPRDCPRDMSKEAAMKTGCLNANHSDSYGHYREAFITQTKHHWWWKLHFVFERVQAMQGYGGFVVFLEEDNYILPDFYHFYKSMLEFRRSSCPDCDLLALGNHNGVTDFSRLTNKVLTTGWMSTKHNMGMAVSRELYYKLMGCSSDYCTYDDYNWDWTLQHLSGTCISKPLKVLAAQSSRVLHTGDCGLHQKENCRPEWASQKVEESLQTAKEDLFPPSLVLSGTEAAEHKAHMKNGGWGDVRDHSLCKNYAKLL from the coding sequence ATGAGGTTCCGGCTGCTGAAGCGGAACCTGCTGGCTCTGCTGGGAGTTTCCTTCGTGGTTGTGACTCTGCTGTTTTCTACACGTGTGTTGATCGTTtctgaggatggaggaggagaaaccGGGGGCCCCCAGCAGGGATCCGGTTCGGTGCGCTCCGGTCCGGTGAGGTTTAACTTTGGCTCGCTGTCGGATCTCAGCCAGTCCGTCTATAGCGCCAACTACCGGCAGTGCGTCCTCAACCAGGACAGGTTTCCTGGAGATCCTCAGCTGGTGCTGGTGGTTCAGGTCCACAACAGACCAGAGTACCTCCAGCTGCTCATCAGGTCTCTGGAGAAAGCTGCAGAGGTCCACAgcttcctcctcatcttcagcCATGACTATTTTTCAGAGGAAATCAACTCCATTGTGCAGCGGATCAGTTTCTGCAAAGTCCTGCAGATTTATTTCCCCTTCAGCACTCAGCTGTATCCCAGAGAGTTTCCTGGACAGGATCCACGGGACTGCCCTCGAGACATGTCCAAGGAGGCCGCCATGAAGACAGGATGCCTGAACGCCAACCACTCTGACTCCTACGGACACTACCGGGAGGCCTTCATCACGCAGACCAAACACCACTGGTGGTGGAAGCTGCACTTTGTGTTCGAACGTGTCCAGGCCATGCAGGGCTACGGCGGCTTCGTTGTGTTTCTGGAGGAGGACAACTACATCCTACCAGACTTCTACCACTTCTACAAATCCATGCTGGAGTTCAGGAGGAGCAGCTGCCCCGACTGCGACCTGCTCGCTCTGGGGAACCACAACGGCGTGACGGACTTCAGCAGGTTGACCAACAAGGTGTTGACCACCGGCTGGATGTCCACCAAACACAACATGGGCATGGCCGTCTCCAGGGAGCTGTACTACAAGCTGATGGGCTGCAGCAGCGACTACTGCACCTACGACGACTACAACTGGGACTGGACACTGCAGCACCTCTCAGGAACCTGCATATCGAAGCCCCTCAAGGTTCTAGCCGCTCAGAGCTCCAGGGTTCTCCACACCGGAGACTGTGGGCTCCACCAGAAGGAGAACTGCAGGCCAGAATGGGCCTCAcagaaggtggaggagagcCTCCAGACAGCCAAGGAGGACCTCTTCCCTCCATCTCTGGTCCTCAGCGGAACAGAAGCTGCAGAGCATAAAGCTCACATGAAGAATGGAGGATGGGGAGATGTTCGAGATCACAGTCTGTGTAAAAACTATGCCAAACTCCTCTGA
- the LOC127530312 gene encoding uncharacterized protein LOC127530312 yields MEVNNAPEKSDEPPAKKKRLCKYREEWTRKYTWVTAAFGDVNKAFCKVCRKDFSISHGGESDLKSHASGKQHVNNTNAVQTNTLLSSFFKPQDDSVYSKVAAAELTSVFHCVSHQQSYRSLDCAMKLTPKLYQDSAIAKLISCGRTKAEALVTNVLAPLASDFTHSLGTEQLFFSIATDASNKGNVKTFPLSVRFWTPEQGIQNRVLDFYEQAEESADAITDMLLKKLKENNLLIHNVSAFSADNAPVNYGKRHSVYQNLKQKNSKIIPANCPAHIIHNAVKRACNVLQVDVENIVLKSFNHFSCSAKRVASLKEMFEFVDMEYLTLLRHVPTRWLSLLPAINRLVSIWPAVKSYFLSLGQEECPRAIWDALKGHEHGEQDDPNELEITFFFLQNVLKIFSTAVLSLESNSLTSVEVYGVMNDLRVKLQQRKNDAFFGTKVDDIMASSPSNKVDRLRQEFSSFLQVAVDYLEKWFDFSQTGYLYNVQCLNIKEQREIRYSKLKDAVCALNMEEHLDLDELYNENCALKNVLAHLDTSSNSVGDLWAQVLKTPSTFPQFTKLLSFVLSVPVSNAYSERVFSIMKGAWTDVRNRCSMELVRAEIKIKMNLAMTCAEFYKFILENKKALFAVKSSAKYSNSTESSQKPPSRQTNEDNTRGSRDMGETS; encoded by the exons ATGGAGGTGAACAATGCTCCGGAAAAATCTGATGAACCCccagcaaagaaaaaacgtcTGTGCAAATACCGAGAGGAATGGACGAGGAAATATACATGGGTAACGGCTGCATTTGGGGATGTAAATAAGGCGTTCTGTAAAGTGTGCCGAAAAGACTTTAGTATTTCTCACGGGGGAGAGTCAGACCTCAAGTCTCACGCTAGCGGCAAGCAGCATGTAAATAACACTAACGCTGTACAGACCAACACTTTGCTATCATCATTCTTCAAGCCACAGGATGACTCAGTGTACAGTAAGGTTGCTGCTGCAGAGTTAACTTCTGTATTTCACTGCGTTTCTCATCAGCAGTCATACCGGTCCCTTGACTGCGCAATGAAACTGACACCAAAACTGTACCAAGATTCAGCCATTGCCAAACTCATAAGCTGTGGTCGCACCAAAGCAGAGGCCCTTGTCACCAATGTACTGGCTCCTCTTGCATCTGACTTCACCCATAGCCTTGGCACAGAGCAGCTCTTTTTTTCTATCGCTACTGATGCTTCAAATAAAGGCAATGTGAAAACATTTCCTCTCTCAGTGAGATTTTGGACCCCAGAGCAAGGCATTCAGAACAGAGTGCTGGATTTCTATGAACAGGCAGAGGAAAGTGCGGATGCAATCACTGACATGttgttaaaaaagttaaagGAAAACAACCTCCTCATCCACAACGTATCAGCTTTCTCCGCTGATAATGCGCCAGTAAATTATGGCAAGCGACACTCAGTTTACCAAAAtctaaagcagaaaaacagcaagatCATCCCAGCAAACTGCCCAGCTCACATCATCCACAATGCAGTTAAAAGGGCCTGCAATGTGCTACAAGTCGATGTTGAAAACATAGTTCTTAAATCATTCAACCATTTCAGCTGCTCCGCAAAAAGAGTTGccagtttaaaagaaatgtttgaatttgTTGATATGGAGTATCTTACCTTGTTACGCCACGTCCCCACACGCTGGTTGAGCTTGCTCCCTGCAATAAATCGACTGGTGAGCATCTGGCCTGCTgtgaaaagttattttttgtcgCTGGGCCAGGAGGAATGCCCCCGTGCCATTTGGGATGCGCTCAAGGGGCACGAGCATGGCGAACAAGATGATCCAAATGAGCTTGAAATCACGTTCTTCTTCCTTCAGAATGTTCTCAAAATATTCTCCACAGCTGTCCTCAGTCTTGAAAGCAACAGTCTCACTTCAGTTGAGGTATATGGAGTGATGAACGACCTCCgagtcaaactgcagcagcgCAAAAACGACGCTTTCTTTGGCACAAAAGTGGATGATATTATGGCTTCCTCTCCCAGCAATAAAGTTGACCGGCTACGCCAAGAGTTTAGCTCTTTCTTACAAGTTGCTGTGGATTACTTGGAGAAGTGGTTCGACTTTTCACAAACTGGATATCTCTACAATGTACAGTGTTTAAATATCAAGGAACAAAGAGAGATCAGATACAGTAAACTTAAAGACGCAGTGTGCGCTCTTAACATGGAAGAGCATCTGGACTTGGATGAGCTCTATAACGAAAACTGCGCTCTGAAGAATGTATTGGCCCATCTGGACACGAGCAGCAACTCAGTTGGCGATCTTTGGGCCCAAGTACTGAAGACCCCGTCCACGTTTCCGCAGTTTACAAAATTATTGTCCTTCGTCCTCAGCGTTCCTGTGAGCAATGCTTACTCAGAGCGGGTCTTCTCCATCATGAAAGGCGCTTGGACTGACGTGCGAAACAGGTGTTCAATGGAGCTTGTCCGTGCagagataaaaattaaaatgaatctgGCTATGACCTGTGCAGAGTTCTACAAATTCATCCTGGAGAACAAGAAGGCCCTCTTTGCTGTGAAATCATCCGCGAAATACAGCAACAGCACCGAGTCGTCACAAAAGCCTCCTTCGAG gcaaacaaatgaagacaacaccCGTGGCAGCAGAGATATGGGAGAAACGTCATAA
- the LOC110963974 gene encoding protein FAM177A1, which produces MQRCHQETPGDFWETEFGGPSWSRQKKVIHFSSGETLELEDSEEEEEEDEQPSNKTPFKEPVEKTKFSFRNVVVLVGRISLLACDFLGERLVGALGLNAAKYQYAVDQFHRDQKKQPSPGPDDVRNRERLESIRLSPGLEGSRYGAAGDGNRPDDPQRIKGRDNRGYQADYWE; this is translated from the exons ATGCAGCGCTGCCACCAGGAA ACGCCAGGAGACTTCTGGGAAACAGAGTTTGGAGGTCCTTCCTGGTCCAGACAGAAGAAGGTCATCCACTTCTCCAGCGGAGAAACTCTGGAGTTAGAAGatagtgaggaggaggaggaggaagacgagcAGCCGTCCAACAAAACTCCCTTCAAAGAACCTGTAGAAAAG ACTAAATTCTCCTTCAGGAATGTGGTCGTTCTAGTCGGCAGGATCTCACTGCTGG CCTGTGACTTCCTGGGAGAGAGACTAGTTGGAGCTCTTGGACTAAATGCAGCCAAATACCAGTATGCTGTAGATCAGTTCCACCGAGACCAGAAG AAACAGCCGAGTCCAGGACCAGACGACGTCAGGAATCGGGAACGTTTGGAGTCGATCCGTCTCTCTCCTGGACTGGAGGGAAGTCGCTACGGAGCCGCTGGAGATGGAAACCGTCCTGATGATCCTCAGAGAATAAAAGGACGTGACAACAGAGGCTATCAGGCAGATTACTGGGAATAA